One Gammaproteobacteria bacterium DNA segment encodes these proteins:
- a CDS encoding tetratricopeptide repeat protein: MNRDQADTELTLSSGISAFEAKHFSRAYELLKDLADGGHPEALYRIAVMSQNGLGMVANPERALEAMHRAAEQDHALAQHGLGFMYLEGECVEKNGKLAAHWFEKAAEQGLLGSLTTLAMMYNEGNGVPRDEVKARAYFEKAGFDPSEFA; the protein is encoded by the coding sequence ATGAACAGAGACCAAGCCGACACCGAACTGACCCTCTCCAGCGGCATCTCGGCCTTCGAGGCCAAGCACTTCTCGAGGGCCTACGAGTTGCTCAAGGACCTGGCGGATGGTGGTCATCCCGAGGCCCTGTATCGCATCGCCGTGATGAGCCAGAACGGCCTCGGCATGGTTGCCAACCCGGAGCGCGCCCTGGAGGCCATGCACCGGGCGGCGGAGCAGGACCATGCCCTGGCCCAGCACGGCCTCGGCTTCATGTACCTGGAAGGCGAGTGTGTGGAGAAGAATGGCAAACTGGCCGCCCACTGGTTCGAGAAGGCGGCGGAACAGGGGCTGCTGGGCTCCCTCACCACCCTGGCCATGATGTACAACGAGGGCAACGGCGTGCCACGGGACGAGGTCAAGGCCAGGGCCTACTTCGAGAAGGCGGGTTTCGACCCCAGCGAGTTCGCCTGA
- a CDS encoding histidine phosphatase family protein produces MTRRLWLLRHGKSDWHAGTPDDFDRPLAKRGGRDAARMGEWLAARGPLPDHVVSSPAQRARQTTLAVCGSLGIGKRQVFWDTRIYEAPLDQLLEVLADCPASATCTLLVGHNPGLDELLMHLSGGHAEADPKGKLMTTAALAELALPDDWSVLPAGCAELIIQQRPRDL; encoded by the coding sequence ATGACGCGACGACTATGGCTCCTGCGCCACGGCAAATCCGACTGGCATGCGGGCACCCCCGACGACTTCGACCGCCCCCTGGCCAAGCGGGGCGGCCGGGACGCGGCCCGCATGGGGGAGTGGCTGGCGGCCCGCGGGCCGCTTCCGGACCATGTGGTGAGTTCGCCGGCCCAACGGGCCCGGCAGACCACCCTCGCGGTGTGCGGGTCCCTGGGGATCGGCAAGCGGCAGGTGTTCTGGGACACCCGCATCTACGAGGCCCCTCTGGACCAGCTGCTGGAGGTCCTGGCGGACTGCCCCGCCAGCGCCACCTGTACCCTGCTGGTGGGTCATAACCCGGGCCTCGACGAACTCCTCATGCACCTGTCGGGCGGTCACGCCGAGGCCGATCCCAAGGGCAAACTCATGACCACGGCGGCCCTCGCCGAACTCGCCCTGCCCGACGATTGGAGTGTCCTGCCCGCCGGTTGTGCCGAACTCATCATCCAGCAACGCCCAAGGGACCTTTAA
- a CDS encoding DNA-3-methyladenine glycosylase I gives MDATNEGPCTWPGQDALMRCYHDEEWGVPVHDDRLWFEYMVLDAFQAGLSWRTVLHKRETLRRVFHGFEPGRVAAMTPSELEHARTNPAIIRNRLKIQAAVRNAEAFLNLQARHGSFDAYIWSFTAGHTITNHWRSMSDVPAATPLSDEVSRALRAAGFSFVGSTICYAFLQAGGVVNDHLVGCPRHDEVAVRGRATHGDASGAARPRHR, from the coding sequence GTGGATGCGACGAACGAAGGGCCCTGTACCTGGCCCGGGCAGGACGCACTCATGCGTTGCTATCACGACGAGGAGTGGGGCGTACCCGTTCATGACGACCGCCTGTGGTTCGAGTACATGGTGCTGGACGCCTTTCAGGCAGGCTTGTCATGGCGTACGGTGCTGCACAAGCGCGAAACCTTGCGCCGGGTTTTTCATGGCTTCGAGCCCGGGCGGGTGGCGGCCATGACGCCGTCCGAGTTGGAACACGCCCGTACCAATCCCGCCATCATCCGCAATCGCCTGAAGATCCAGGCCGCGGTCCGGAACGCCGAGGCCTTTCTGAACTTACAGGCGCGCCATGGTTCCTTCGACGCCTACATCTGGTCCTTCACCGCTGGCCACACCATCACCAACCACTGGCGTTCCATGAGCGACGTGCCCGCTGCTACGCCCCTGTCCGATGAGGTGAGTCGCGCCCTGAGGGCGGCGGGCTTTTCCTTCGTGGGCTCCACCATCTGCTATGCCTTTCTCCAGGCGGGCGGGGTGGTCAACGACCACTTGGTGGGTTGCCCGCGCCATGACGAGGTGGCGGTCCGGGGCCGAGCGACACATGGCGACGCTTCCGGGGCCGCCCGGCCCAGGCACCGGTAA
- a CDS encoding ferritin-like domain-containing protein produces the protein MTDNLYERARDCLLCRDPDAKMDCVQALRQDWYVAGLARPAGSPAEAITTPGRPARPPLVSHDLLPRRKPGSLEGRAALIHAVTHIEFNAINLALDAVYRFREMPDAYYGDWLEVAAEEAGHFQLLREHLREQGYDYGSFDAHDGLWEMAVKTAGDPLVRMALVPRVLEARGLDVTPAMMARLEQAGDVRAAEILAVILKDEVGHVAVGSRWYHWLCEARGLEPVVTFGELVRRYTGHLPKGPLNLPARRQAGFSNEELDMLTQTESPEAGDA, from the coding sequence ATGACGGACAACCTTTACGAACGGGCCCGGGACTGCCTGCTGTGCCGCGACCCGGATGCCAAGATGGACTGCGTCCAGGCCCTGCGCCAGGACTGGTATGTGGCGGGCCTGGCGCGGCCCGCCGGCTCCCCCGCGGAGGCCATTACCACCCCGGGCCGGCCCGCGCGGCCGCCCCTGGTCTCCCACGATCTCCTGCCGCGGCGCAAGCCGGGCAGTCTGGAGGGGCGGGCGGCCCTCATCCACGCCGTGACCCACATCGAGTTCAACGCCATCAACCTCGCGCTGGATGCGGTCTATCGTTTTCGCGAGATGCCCGATGCCTACTATGGGGACTGGCTGGAGGTGGCGGCGGAGGAGGCGGGCCACTTCCAACTGCTGCGGGAACATCTGCGGGAACAGGGGTACGATTACGGCAGCTTCGACGCCCACGACGGCCTGTGGGAGATGGCGGTGAAGACCGCCGGCGATCCCTTGGTGCGCATGGCCCTGGTGCCCCGGGTGCTGGAGGCCCGCGGCCTGGATGTGACGCCCGCCATGATGGCGCGCCTGGAGCAGGCCGGTGATGTCCGGGCCGCGGAGATCCTCGCCGTCATCCTGAAGGACGAGGTCGGCCATGTGGCCGTGGGGTCGCGCTGGTACCACTGGCTGTGCGAGGCACGGGGCCTGGAGCCGGTGGTCACCTTCGGCGAGTTGGTACGCCGCTACACCGGGCACCTGCCCAAGGGGCCCCTGAATCTGCCCGCTCGCCGCCAGGCGGGCTTCAGTAACGAGGAATTGGACATGCTCACCCAAACGGAATCACCGGAGGCCGGCGATGCCTAG
- a CDS encoding DUF1631 domain-containing protein — MENPYHKLLDEVRRMADTHLDRSVARVMDQTDDALFSMADKAESNQLQSLYFDAMREVRLKRPAIESGCRDHFQAAFGTRTEAYRDSGAAEQSAGEIALGLVDMDELEESLAVDNMVSKLRESAHEALAALDMRMGFLLKRDALSGDDNPLSPEAFCRSFQEGCRSLESGIEVKLIVLKLFDRYAFQDIVEFYDHLNAFLAERDVLRELPVKEKLPSHPSPSRTEAASTEEEQAVEEQAGAVAAATAAAAGPGGGGAPGGGDDVFSVLARLLAGAGGGGGVVGHGGSGSPGMRGYGSAAGGGAPLATGAVVADLTALQRGGRAGGVLGGVSGDVTPVAATGAPVNVLHTLRSSGVLGSGTADATTLDIVAMMFDYILDDDALPDVIKAQLARLQFPLLKVALLDRSLFSDKHHPARVLVDTLAATGVGLREDEERDRLLFREIAATAQRVVDEFEDDIGLFTELVEDFRAVLERELAGAEAAIEAVAADAAAEERLDIARQRAEAEVRKRLERPRVPVLVGQFFDHTWRRVLERTALDEGRGAGAWKLDVETMDILLWSLEPKGSAGERRRLVGLLPELLRRIKDGARRIGMDGDECNNFISALAPLHGRAVKPPEEVAEDHGLPVLEDQPDSVSPPPEDNVVPLPEPDAEFLAIVRELDRGTWLEFRQGGGQGGAVRARLSWVSSISGRYLFTDHRGSRVLERAPRELALELAAGDAVLIEDEPLFDRAVSNLMEMLDAAAA, encoded by the coding sequence ATGGAAAACCCATACCACAAGCTGCTCGATGAGGTCCGCCGGATGGCGGACACGCACCTCGACCGGAGTGTGGCGAGGGTCATGGATCAGACCGACGATGCCCTGTTCTCCATGGCCGACAAGGCGGAGAGCAACCAACTCCAGAGCCTCTATTTCGACGCCATGCGCGAGGTGCGGCTTAAGCGTCCTGCCATCGAGTCCGGCTGCCGCGATCACTTCCAGGCTGCATTCGGTACCCGCACGGAGGCGTACCGAGACAGCGGTGCAGCGGAGCAGTCAGCGGGGGAGATAGCCCTGGGACTGGTGGACATGGACGAGTTGGAGGAATCCCTGGCCGTCGACAACATGGTGAGCAAGCTCCGGGAGTCCGCCCACGAGGCCCTGGCCGCCCTGGATATGCGCATGGGGTTCCTCCTCAAGCGGGATGCGCTGTCCGGTGACGATAATCCCCTGAGCCCGGAGGCCTTCTGCAGGTCCTTCCAGGAAGGTTGCCGCAGCCTCGAGTCGGGTATCGAGGTGAAGCTCATCGTTCTCAAGCTCTTCGATCGCTATGCCTTCCAGGACATCGTGGAGTTCTACGATCACCTCAACGCCTTCCTGGCGGAGCGGGATGTCCTGCGGGAGTTGCCGGTTAAGGAGAAGCTTCCTTCCCATCCGTCCCCGTCACGGACCGAAGCGGCGTCTACCGAGGAGGAGCAGGCCGTGGAAGAGCAGGCCGGCGCAGTGGCCGCCGCTACGGCGGCAGCCGCGGGGCCCGGCGGTGGTGGCGCGCCCGGTGGGGGGGACGATGTCTTCAGCGTACTGGCGCGACTCCTCGCGGGTGCCGGTGGCGGTGGTGGGGTGGTGGGTCATGGCGGTAGCGGTTCACCCGGTATGAGAGGGTATGGTTCAGCCGCCGGCGGTGGCGCGCCGCTGGCCACCGGTGCCGTGGTCGCCGATCTGACGGCCCTGCAGCGCGGTGGCCGGGCCGGCGGCGTGTTGGGTGGCGTGAGCGGTGACGTGACACCGGTAGCCGCCACCGGGGCGCCGGTGAACGTGCTCCACACCCTGCGCTCCAGCGGCGTGCTGGGCAGTGGTACCGCCGACGCCACCACCCTGGACATCGTCGCCATGATGTTCGACTACATCCTCGACGACGATGCCCTGCCCGACGTCATCAAGGCCCAGCTGGCGCGCCTGCAGTTTCCCCTGCTCAAGGTGGCCCTGTTGGATCGCTCCCTGTTCTCCGACAAGCACCACCCGGCCCGTGTCCTGGTGGACACCCTGGCCGCCACCGGAGTGGGACTGCGGGAAGATGAGGAGCGGGACCGGCTCCTGTTCCGGGAGATCGCCGCCACGGCCCAGCGGGTGGTGGACGAGTTCGAGGACGACATCGGGCTGTTCACGGAACTCGTGGAGGACTTCCGGGCCGTTCTGGAACGGGAACTGGCCGGCGCCGAGGCCGCCATCGAGGCGGTGGCTGCGGATGCCGCCGCCGAGGAGCGCCTCGACATCGCCCGCCAGCGTGCCGAGGCCGAAGTGCGCAAGCGTCTGGAACGGCCCCGAGTACCAGTCCTGGTGGGGCAGTTCTTCGACCACACCTGGCGCCGGGTGCTGGAGCGCACGGCCCTGGACGAAGGCCGCGGGGCGGGGGCCTGGAAACTCGACGTGGAGACCATGGATATCCTGTTGTGGAGCCTCGAGCCCAAGGGCTCGGCAGGCGAGCGACGGCGCCTGGTGGGCTTGCTGCCGGAACTGCTGCGGCGCATCAAGGACGGCGCGCGGCGCATCGGCATGGACGGCGACGAGTGCAATAACTTCATCAGCGCCCTGGCCCCTCTCCATGGGCGCGCCGTCAAGCCGCCGGAGGAGGTGGCCGAAGACCACGGCCTGCCGGTGCTGGAGGACCAGCCGGACAGCGTCTCGCCACCGCCGGAGGACAACGTGGTGCCACTGCCCGAGCCCGATGCGGAGTTCCTGGCCATCGTCAGGGAGCTGGATCGCGGTACCTGGCTGGAATTCCGCCAGGGGGGCGGCCAGGGGGGCGCGGTAAGGGCCCGGCTGTCCTGGGTGAGCAGCATCAGCGGGCGTTATCTGTTCACCGATCACCGGGGTTCCCGGGTGCTCGAGCGCGCCCCCCGGGAACTGGCGCTGGAACTGGCGGCGGGCGACGCCGTGCTTATCGAGGACGAGCCCCTGTTCGACCGAGCGGTGTCCAACCTCATGGAGATGTTGGACGCCGCCGCCGCCTGA
- the tilS gene encoding tRNA lysidine(34) synthetase TilS, with amino-acid sequence MVVKVSKEALDFSQAGHPPRAGHGGPAGTGFSPHALAGRLAAFQPFGPLLVAYSGGLDSAVLLHGLRHMGEPMGRLPLRAIHVHHGLLPEADAWTRHCRETCGRWGVPLEVVAVDATPAPGESPEDAARRARYGVLEVRVGTDELLLTAHHLDDQAETLLLQLLRGGGPHGLAAMPALRPCGGGRLGRPLLAFGRAELAAYAAREGLSWVEDPSNRELHLQRNFLRHEVLPVVTRMWPQAARTLGRSAGLQAGAAHILDEVAAADREAARGPADHSLVLAAIARLDPHRQRNLLRYAVRSLGLPPPGAAHLEAIRVMLAGAGRDRNPLVTWPGAQARRYDGCVWFGAPLPPRDPRSFIPWNLEGRLELQHGSLESTRQRGAGIRASAIPGRRITIGWRRGGERCRPADREHGQTLKRLFQERRVPPWLRDRLPLIYVDDQLAAVADLWVCAPFAAPPREWGHRLRWCEAGTHHPSTTRVP; translated from the coding sequence CGCCGCGGGCGGGTCATGGAGGCCCTGCCGGCACGGGGTTCTCCCCGCATGCGCTGGCCGGTCGACTGGCCGCATTCCAGCCCTTCGGTCCGTTGCTGGTGGCCTACAGCGGCGGGCTGGATTCGGCGGTACTGCTCCACGGTCTGAGGCACATGGGGGAGCCGATGGGTCGCCTCCCGCTACGGGCGATCCACGTGCATCATGGGCTGTTGCCGGAGGCCGATGCCTGGACCCGCCACTGCCGGGAGACCTGCGGCCGGTGGGGGGTGCCGCTGGAGGTGGTGGCCGTGGACGCCACGCCGGCCCCCGGCGAGAGCCCCGAGGACGCCGCGCGGCGCGCCCGCTATGGGGTCCTGGAGGTGCGGGTGGGGACCGATGAACTGCTACTCACGGCCCACCACCTGGACGACCAGGCGGAGACCCTGCTGTTGCAGCTGCTGCGGGGTGGCGGGCCCCACGGCCTCGCCGCCATGCCGGCCCTGCGCCCCTGCGGCGGGGGCCGCCTGGGGCGTCCGCTGCTCGCATTCGGCCGCGCGGAACTGGCGGCCTACGCCGCCCGCGAGGGACTTTCCTGGGTGGAGGACCCCTCCAACCGAGAACTCCATCTCCAGCGCAACTTTCTGCGCCACGAGGTGCTGCCCGTAGTGACGCGGATGTGGCCACAGGCGGCCCGGACCCTGGGCCGGAGCGCCGGCCTGCAGGCGGGGGCGGCCCATATCCTGGACGAGGTGGCGGCGGCGGATCGCGAGGCCGCCCGGGGCCCCGCGGACCACAGCCTGGTGCTGGCCGCCATCGCCCGCCTTGACCCCCACCGCCAGCGCAACCTGCTGCGTTATGCGGTGAGGTCCCTGGGGCTGCCACCCCCTGGCGCGGCCCACCTGGAGGCGATACGGGTGATGCTGGCGGGCGCCGGGCGGGACCGTAACCCCCTGGTCACCTGGCCCGGGGCGCAGGCCCGCCGCTACGACGGCTGCGTGTGGTTCGGCGCACCCCTGCCCCCCCGTGATCCGCGGTCGTTCATCCCCTGGAACCTCGAGGGCCGGCTGGAACTCCAACACGGTAGTCTGGAGTCGACGCGGCAACGGGGTGCCGGCATCCGGGCCTCGGCGATCCCCGGCCGGCGCATCACCATCGGCTGGCGCCGGGGCGGCGAGCGCTGCCGGCCCGCGGACCGGGAGCATGGCCAGACCCTGAAACGGTTGTTCCAGGAGCGGCGGGTGCCGCCGTGGCTGCGGGACCGCCTGCCCCTGATCTATGTGGATGACCAACTGGCGGCGGTGGCGGACCTCTGGGTGTGCGCCCCCTTCGCCGCGCCGCCCCGGGAATGGGGCCATCGCCTGCGCTGGTGCGAAGCCGGCACCCATCACCCATCCACCACGAGGGTTCCATGA
- the cfa gene encoding cyclopropane fatty acyl phospholipid synthase: protein MARSASLTRSHQDKIAETPRREAPGVLRELTDAAGVTFNGSQPWDIQVKDDRLYDRVIREGSLGFGEAYMDGWWECERLDELFHQLLSVEADEGLGRVARLRFVIAYLRNVLMNRQSKSRAGEVGEQHYDAGNHIFEAMLDPTMSYSCGYWADADNLADAQLAKLRLSCEKLQLEPGQRLLDIGCGWGGLAKFAAENYGVEVTGITISGEQKALAEERCRGLPVTIELMDYRDLEGTFDRVVSIGMFEHVGPKNYDAYFATVHRLLADEGLFLLHTIANHRTAEANDDWMDKYIFPNGKLPSAQTLTAAMEPYFLIEDWHAFGQDYDRTLMAWWDNFDRAWPDLEHPQGERFYRMWKYYLQLCAGFFRSRQGQLWQVMMGKRSRRDVYRSIR, encoded by the coding sequence ATGGCGCGCTCCGCATCGCTCACTCGCAGCCACCAGGACAAGATTGCCGAAACACCCCGGCGCGAAGCACCCGGAGTACTCAGGGAGTTGACCGATGCCGCCGGCGTCACTTTCAATGGCTCGCAACCCTGGGACATCCAGGTCAAGGACGACCGGCTCTACGACCGCGTGATCCGCGAGGGGTCGCTCGGCTTCGGCGAGGCCTACATGGACGGCTGGTGGGAATGCGAGCGCCTGGACGAGCTGTTCCACCAGCTCCTGTCCGTGGAGGCCGACGAGGGGCTGGGCCGGGTGGCGCGCCTGCGGTTCGTCATCGCCTACCTGCGCAACGTGCTGATGAACCGTCAGTCAAAAAGCCGTGCCGGTGAAGTGGGGGAACAACACTACGATGCCGGCAATCACATCTTCGAGGCCATGCTCGACCCCACCATGAGCTACAGCTGCGGCTACTGGGCCGACGCCGACAACCTGGCGGATGCCCAGCTGGCCAAGCTACGGTTGAGCTGCGAGAAGCTCCAACTCGAACCGGGCCAGCGGCTGCTGGACATCGGTTGCGGCTGGGGCGGCCTGGCTAAGTTCGCGGCCGAGAACTACGGCGTCGAGGTCACCGGCATCACCATCTCCGGGGAACAGAAGGCCCTGGCCGAGGAGCGCTGCCGCGGCCTCCCGGTGACCATCGAGCTGATGGACTATCGGGACCTCGAGGGCACCTTCGACCGGGTGGTGTCCATCGGCATGTTCGAGCACGTGGGCCCCAAGAACTACGACGCCTACTTCGCCACCGTCCATCGCCTGCTGGCCGACGAGGGGTTGTTCCTGCTCCATACCATCGCCAACCACCGCACCGCCGAGGCCAACGACGATTGGATGGACAAGTACATCTTCCCCAACGGCAAGCTGCCCTCGGCCCAGACCCTGACCGCGGCCATGGAGCCCTATTTCCTCATCGAGGACTGGCACGCCTTCGGCCAGGACTACGATCGGACGCTGATGGCGTGGTGGGACAACTTCGATCGCGCCTGGCCCGATCTGGAACACCCCCAGGGGGAGCGTTTCTACCGCATGTGGAAATACTACCTGCAACTCTGTGCCGGCTTCTTTCGCTCGCGCCAGGGCCAGCTGTGGCAGGTGATGATGGGCAAGCGCAGCCGGCGGGACGTCTACCGCTCCATCCGCTGA
- a CDS encoding NUDIX domain-containing protein, giving the protein MKYGIKLVEQPSNKAGTGEVFHIHDAGQDWLATWHEPATVPDGQAHGSAAACLTSTGGIVLVSANGGLSWQFPGGRPERGEGWQATLEREVREEACARVDAATLVGFIRLSCHHGVREGEVLVRSLWRAEVTLLPWHPRHEMTHRRVAGLEEALASLTRPQGVGPMYAKWLRLALTAS; this is encoded by the coding sequence TTGAAATACGGGATTAAGCTGGTGGAGCAGCCCTCGAACAAGGCCGGCACCGGCGAGGTGTTTCATATCCACGATGCCGGACAGGACTGGCTCGCCACCTGGCACGAGCCGGCGACGGTGCCGGACGGGCAGGCCCATGGCTCGGCTGCCGCCTGCCTGACGTCCACGGGCGGCATCGTACTGGTCAGTGCCAACGGCGGCCTGAGCTGGCAGTTTCCCGGCGGTCGCCCCGAACGTGGCGAAGGCTGGCAGGCCACCCTGGAGCGGGAAGTGCGCGAAGAGGCCTGCGCGCGGGTGGATGCCGCGACACTGGTGGGTTTCATCAGACTCAGTTGCCACCATGGTGTGCGGGAAGGCGAGGTCCTGGTGCGCTCCCTGTGGCGGGCCGAGGTGACGCTGCTGCCCTGGCATCCCCGGCACGAGATGACCCACCGGCGCGTCGCGGGGCTCGAGGAGGCATTGGCCAGCCTCACCCGGCCGCAGGGCGTGGGCCCCATGTACGCCAAGTGGCTTCGTCTCGCCCTCACTGCATCATAA
- a CDS encoding L-serine ammonia-lyase: MPISAFDLFKIGIGPSSSHTVGPMKAAARFAAHLGALDAPGRVTALRVELFGSLGATGRGHGTHKAVILGLQGEAPETVDVAAIPARVATVEQAGRIVVAGGHEVGLDTARDIVFHRRRSLPYHPNGMIFQALDGAGGVVMERTYYSVGGGFVVDESAASADRIVADTTTLTHPFASADELVARCAAGGLSMSRVMLENELAWRTEDEIRRDLLAIWGVMQACVAAGCRTEGVLPGGMKVRRRAARLHRQLVSEKELNNVPLGTMDWVNLYALAVNEENAAGGRVVTAPTNGAAGIIPAVLHYYWHFSPGASEDGVARLLLTAAAIGILIKENASISGAEVGCQGEVGAACAMAAAGLTEVLGGTPEQVENAAEIGIEHNLGLTCDPVGGLVQVPCIERNAMGAVKAINASRMALRGDGRHYVSLDRAIKTMRDTGADMKSKYKETARGGLAVNVIEC, translated from the coding sequence ATGCCCATAAGCGCCTTCGATCTGTTCAAGATCGGCATCGGGCCCTCGAGTTCCCATACCGTCGGCCCCATGAAAGCGGCCGCGCGCTTCGCCGCCCATCTGGGCGCCCTGGATGCCCCGGGCCGCGTGACGGCCCTGCGGGTGGAGTTGTTCGGCTCCCTGGGGGCCACCGGTCGCGGCCACGGCACCCACAAGGCGGTGATCCTGGGTCTCCAGGGCGAGGCCCCGGAGACGGTGGATGTGGCCGCCATCCCGGCACGCGTGGCCACCGTGGAACAGGCGGGCCGTATCGTGGTGGCGGGCGGTCATGAGGTGGGCCTGGACACGGCGCGGGATATCGTCTTTCATCGCCGCAGATCCCTGCCCTACCATCCCAACGGCATGATCTTCCAGGCCCTGGACGGGGCGGGTGGGGTGGTGATGGAGCGGACCTATTATTCCGTGGGCGGCGGCTTCGTGGTGGATGAGTCCGCCGCCTCCGCCGACCGTATCGTGGCGGATACCACCACCCTCACCCATCCCTTCGCCAGCGCCGATGAACTGGTGGCCCGGTGCGCCGCCGGCGGCCTGTCCATGAGCCGGGTGATGCTGGAGAACGAGCTGGCATGGCGGACCGAGGATGAGATCCGCCGGGACTTGCTCGCCATCTGGGGGGTGATGCAGGCATGCGTGGCCGCCGGTTGCCGTACCGAGGGCGTGTTGCCGGGGGGCATGAAGGTGCGCCGGCGCGCCGCCCGCCTGCACCGCCAACTGGTGAGCGAGAAGGAGCTGAACAACGTACCCCTGGGCACCATGGACTGGGTGAACCTCTACGCCCTGGCGGTCAACGAGGAGAACGCCGCCGGCGGGCGGGTGGTGACGGCGCCCACCAATGGTGCCGCGGGTATCATCCCCGCGGTGCTGCATTACTACTGGCACTTCTCGCCGGGGGCATCTGAAGACGGCGTGGCGCGCTTGCTGTTGACCGCCGCGGCCATCGGGATCCTCATCAAGGAGAACGCCTCCATCTCCGGTGCCGAGGTGGGCTGTCAGGGCGAGGTGGGCGCGGCCTGCGCCATGGCCGCGGCCGGCCTGACGGAGGTGTTGGGGGGTACGCCAGAGCAGGTGGAGAACGCGGCGGAGATCGGCATCGAGCACAACCTGGGGCTCACCTGTGACCCGGTGGGCGGGTTGGTTCAGGTGCCCTGCATAGAGCGCAACGCCATGGGCGCCGTCAAAGCCATCAACGCCTCCCGCATGGCCCTGCGGGGCGACGGGCGACACTACGTCTCCCTGGACCGCGCCATCAAGACCATGCGCGACACCGGCGCCGACATGAAGTCCAAGTACAAGGAGACGGCGCGGGGCGGTCTTGCGGTGAACGTCATCGAGTGTTGA
- a CDS encoding PilZ domain-containing protein → MQERRLSARYRCRCPAAVQGPNSEYRDMEIREVSLTGLTLWVRREVVLALAQAGSILTLGDRIHVSSRGAGVEDGAPEVALPCRVQHVRRLSQDRYQVGTRFEVLDPRQLEVLEQWVARAQGGHGSR, encoded by the coding sequence ATGCAAGAGCGTCGCCTGAGTGCCCGTTACCGCTGCCGTTGTCCGGCGGCCGTTCAGGGTCCGAATAGCGAATACCGCGATATGGAGATCCGCGAGGTCTCCCTGACCGGCCTGACCCTGTGGGTGAGGCGCGAGGTGGTGCTGGCCTTGGCCCAGGCCGGTTCGATCCTCACGCTCGGAGACCGCATTCATGTATCGAGCCGGGGTGCCGGTGTCGAAGACGGTGCGCCGGAGGTCGCGTTGCCATGTCGGGTCCAGCATGTCAGGCGCTTGTCCCAGGATCGGTACCAGGTGGGGACCCGATTCGAGGTGCTCGATCCCCGTCAACTGGAGGTATTGGAGCAGTGGGTGGCCCGGGCGCAGGGTGGCCACGGGTCTCGATGA
- a CDS encoding ABC transporter substrate-binding protein gives MIERRRFICFMVLLMCGGLTTPAAARDDPTPQVRHLMTRLQAALTPGRSPAALEAVVRHQLIPALDVEGIARQVTGPRWNASGPAARSRSQAQARARLEHVALVALREHGDEVRAWLAGAHLLPPSRPDPGHVVVRLRHPQAMPDEVRLWLTRGPRGWRVANATVAGFSLMGMAGTLLGPAAGGMMR, from the coding sequence ATGATTGAGCGGCGCCGTTTCATTTGCTTCATGGTGCTACTGATGTGCGGCGGTCTCACGACCCCCGCGGCGGCCCGTGACGATCCCACGCCCCAGGTACGGCACTTGATGACTCGCCTGCAGGCGGCCCTCACGCCCGGCAGGTCCCCCGCGGCCCTGGAGGCCGTGGTGCGCCACCAGCTCATCCCCGCGCTCGACGTGGAGGGAATTGCCAGACAGGTCACAGGCCCGCGCTGGAATGCTTCAGGGCCCGCCGCCCGCAGTCGCTCACAGGCCCAGGCGCGGGCGCGGCTCGAGCATGTCGCCCTGGTCGCGTTGCGGGAGCATGGTGACGAAGTGAGGGCCTGGCTGGCCGGCGCCCACCTGCTGCCGCCGTCCCGGCCGGACCCGGGCCATGTCGTGGTGCGGCTGCGCCATCCCCAGGCGATGCCCGACGAGGTGCGGTTATGGCTTACCCGAGGGCCCCGCGGCTGGCGGGTAGCCAATGCCACGGTGGCGGGCTTCAGCCTGATGGGCATGGCCGGCACGTTGCTGGGACCCGCTGCCGGCGGGATGATGCGTTAA